GAAGGCCGGTTTCAGCAAGAGAAATCCCATTTTGGAACCCAGACCTGACCGGATTTCCTCTTTTAACATAGTTCCCATGGTTTCGACCAGCCCTTCGCTCAACTTGAGGCAGATATTGCCGACAAATCCATCACAGACCACAACATCCACCTTACCGCTAAAAATATCTCGGCCTTCCACATTGCCGATGAAATTCAAAGGGGTTTTTTTTAAAATTTCCGCAGTTTGGCGAACCAGTTCATTTCCTTTGGATTCTTCTTCTCCAATGCTTAAGATACCCACTCTTGGATTCGGACGTTTCAGAATATATTTGACCAGAGGAACCGCCATAATGGCAAATTGAACCAGTTGATTGGCGTTACAATCCACATTGGCCCCCACATCGATCAATAAAGTCGGTGTGTTATGGGAAGGAAGAATTGCGCCTAAGGCCGGCCGTTCCACTCCGGGCAGCTTTCCCAGTATGACCACTCCCAGGGCCATGGTCGCCCCTGAATTCCCGGCGCTTACCACACCCTGAGCCTGTCCGTTTTTAACCAGGTCCAAGGCCACCCGAATGGAAGCATCTTTTTTTCTTCGAATGACATCGATAGGGGATTCGCCCATCCCGGCCACTTCTGTGCAATGATGGATGGTAATCAGATCCGGATTATAGGTCAATCCGGCCAGTTCCCTGGCAATAAGATCCTGGTTTCCCACCAAGGTCAAGGGTATCCTCAATTCCTTGGTGGCCAGGACCGCCCCTTTAACTACCACAGCAGGGGCTTGGTCTCCACCCATAGCATCAACGGCTATCTTAATGGGTTCCAAATCGTCCTATCCGCTACTCAGTTCTGTAAAATAGGCTGTTAGGATTTTTCTTCCTCAAGGATCGTGACCTGGCGACCCCGATAGGTCCCGCAGGAAGGACAAGCGAAATGGGGTAGCTTAGGTTCATGACATTGAGGACACCGAGACAACGAAGGAGCTGTCAGGGCATCGTGAGCCCTTCGTTTTCCCTTACGGGCACGGGAATGTCTTCTCTTAGGTAAAGCCATTGTATTTTCCTCCAATTAAAACCGATGGATCCCAACATATCGTCTATCTTAATGGGCTGTTCCATTCGGACATTTCATATTTTCAAGTTTTTCAAGGCCGAAAAAGGGCTGTCCCCCTCTTTGGATTTGCAATTGCAGGGATTGATATTTTTGTTCTCCCCGCAAATCGGGCAGAGACCAAGGCAAGTTTCCCGGCACAGAGGCTGTATGGGAATGGTCAAGATCACCTCTTCCAAAATCCTTTCCTGCAGGTCCAAAACCCCCTCTTTGATCAGGCCGGTTTCAAGATCTTCTATTTGAGAGGTCCCCTCTTTTTCCGATGGTTTTAAAGGGGCCGAAAGCAAACGCCATTCCGCCCCTACCGGTTCATCCAAGGCTCTCAGGAAAAGTTCCAGACACCGGCTGCATTCAAACCGAATTTTTCCCCTGATCGTTCCTCGAAACAAAATGCCCTGTCCGGTCCTGGTTAATGCCCCCTGGCATTCCAAAGGTCCGGAGGGGACAAAACCGAGAGGTCTTTCTTCGGATATTTCCTTTAACCAGGCCGGTTCTAAAAGGAAATCAACCAAAAGCCCCTCAGCCGGAATGCTATCTACTTTAATCTGTTTCATTTTTCCAAACAATAATGGTAAGGGTTCCTTACCATTGACAAAATAAACTGTTAACTATAGTAAAAATATTATTTTTGTCAAGTAAATTCGCCTGGGTGTTGCCTTTGGAGAAAAAGTATGATAGATAACCGGTCATGGTTAAAATACGAACACGCTTTCCACCCAGTCCAACCGGGTATCTTCATATCGGCGGGGCCAGAACCGCCCTTTTTAATTGGCTTTTTGCCCGGCAGCAGGGCGGGGTTTTTATCCTCCGGATTGAAGACACGGATCAGGCCCGCTCTACCGATGAAGCCACCCGGGCCATTCTGGAAGGTCTGGAATGGTTGGGCCTTAATTGGGATGAAGGACCTTATTTCCAGTCTAACCGGACTGAGATCTATCGTCAATTTATTTCGGAACTCCTGGCCCAAGGCAAGGCCTATTATTGTGACTGCTCCAAGGAACTATTGGAAAAGAAAAGGGAAAACGCCAGGGCCGAAGGCCGGAAACCCAAATATGACGGGACTTGCCGGGAAAAGGGTTTAGGCCCTGGGCCCCAAACCGTCGTCCGCCTGAAGAACCCAAGGACCGGAACCACCTCTTTTAATGACCTGATACGGGGTCCCATAGTCTTTCCCAATGAAGAATTGGACGATCTCATTCTGGCCCGGGGCGACGGCACACCCACTTACCATCTGGCGGTGGTTGTTGACGATATCACCATGGAGATCACCCACATCATCCGGGGAGACGATCATATCAACAACACCCCCCGGCAGATCCAGATCTATCAGGCCCTGGGCCGGCCCCTGCCCTTCTTTGCCCATGTCCCCATGATCCTGGGGCCGGACAAGACCCGTCTCAGTAAACGCCACGGGGCCACCTCGGTACTGGCCTATAAAGACATGGGTTATTTACCCCAGGCATTAATCAACTATCTGGTTCGATTGGGATGGGCCCACGGCGATGAAGAAATCTTCAGCCGGGAAGAGATGATCGCCAAATTTTCCATCGACCAGGTGGGAAAATCGGCCGGTGTCTTCAACCAGGAAAAACTTCTTTGGCTCAACAGCCATTAT
This window of the Deltaproteobacteria bacterium genome carries:
- the plsX gene encoding phosphate acyltransferase PlsX — its product is MKIAVDAMGGDQAPAVVVKGAVLATKELRIPLTLVGNQDLIARELAGLTYNPDLITIHHCTEVAGMGESPIDVIRRKKDASIRVALDLVKNGQAQGVVSAGNSGATMALGVVILGKLPGVERPALGAILPSHNTPTLLIDVGANVDCNANQLVQFAIMAVPLVKYILKRPNPRVGILSIGEEESKGNELVRQTAEILKKTPLNFIGNVEGRDIFSGKVDVVVCDGFVGNICLKLSEGLVETMGTMLKEEIRSGLGSKMGFLLLKPAFERFSKKLDYAEIGGVPLLGVNGVVVISHGASNPRAIMNAIRVAAQTVQNRINEHVLEGLQLYESYYRKLKPHKFWDTLKRKIGT
- the rpmF gene encoding 50S ribosomal protein L32 is translated as MALPKRRHSRARKGKRRAHDALTAPSLSRCPQCHEPKLPHFACPSCGTYRGRQVTILEEEKS
- a CDS encoding DUF177 domain-containing protein, yielding MKQIKVDSIPAEGLLVDFLLEPAWLKEISEERPLGFVPSGPLECQGALTRTGQGILFRGTIRGKIRFECSRCLELFLRALDEPVGAEWRLLSAPLKPSEKEGTSQIEDLETGLIKEGVLDLQERILEEVILTIPIQPLCRETCLGLCPICGENKNINPCNCKSKEGDSPFSALKNLKI
- the gltX gene encoding glutamate--tRNA ligase, with the translated sequence MVKIRTRFPPSPTGYLHIGGARTALFNWLFARQQGGVFILRIEDTDQARSTDEATRAILEGLEWLGLNWDEGPYFQSNRTEIYRQFISELLAQGKAYYCDCSKELLEKKRENARAEGRKPKYDGTCREKGLGPGPQTVVRLKNPRTGTTSFNDLIRGPIVFPNEELDDLILARGDGTPTYHLAVVVDDITMEITHIIRGDDHINNTPRQIQIYQALGRPLPFFAHVPMILGPDKTRLSKRHGATSVLAYKDMGYLPQALINYLVRLGWAHGDEEIFSREEMIAKFSIDQVGKSAGVFNQEKLLWLNSHYIKESNDRELATLLAPFIEKRGFPGPDLDYLARCAGTLKKRSKTLVEMAEATDFYLQEEMTYQPEAVKKFFSSEGLPLLEALTGRLSALSEWTSAALEATFSQVIAETGVTMKQMAPPIRLALTGKTASPGLFEVMEAMGPERTMKRLNQAVNFIKGLQTS